From a single Larimichthys crocea isolate SSNF chromosome XIII, L_crocea_2.0, whole genome shotgun sequence genomic region:
- the echdc1 gene encoding ethylmalonyl-CoA decarboxylase, whose amino-acid sequence MVLCAVRRQLLGCSSSSSCGAWARMLQRQSSGCVYSSTHGFNPEEIREKLQAFPGGSIDLLKQESGVAVLTINNPSRMNAFSGSMMVDLEERVSQLESWTDCKGLIVQGAAGTFCSGSDLNAVRAISNPQDGMKMCMFMQNALTRLLRLPLISVALVEGRALGGGAELTTACDFRLMASGSVIQFVHKHMGLVPGWGGAARLVRIVGSQNALKLLGGAVKVDLGLGLQIGLADGVLEVPQAEEGADTLLQQAESWLSHYTKGPAPVIQAVKKVVLSGRELPLSEALRTEKDVFGTVWGGPANLQALASKSKHK is encoded by the exons ATGGTACTGTGTGCAGTGAGGCGACAACTCCTggggtgcagcagcagcagcagctgtggagcCTGGGCAAG gatgctgcagagacagagcagtggCTGCGTGTACTCCAGCACCCATGGCTTCAATCCGGAGGAGATTAGAGAGAAGCTGCAGGCCTTTCCTGGAGGCTCCATTGATCTGCTCAAACAGGAGTCTGGCGTTGCTGTGCTGACCATCAACAACCCTTCCCGCATGAACGCCTTCTCCG GCAGTATGATGGTGGATCTAGAGGAGAGGGTAAGCCAGCTGGAGAGCTGGACAGACTGTAAAGGCCTGATTGTTCAAGGTGCTGCTGGAACTTTTTGCTCAGGATCGGACCTCAACGCCGTCAGGGCGATATCTAACCCACAG GATGGGATGAAGATGTGCATGTTCATGCAGAATGCTCTCACAAGACTACTCAG GCTGCCTCTGATCTCTGTTGCTCTGGTGGAGGGGAGAGCGCTGGGAGGTGGTGCAGAACTCACCACTGCCTGCGATTTCAG GTTAATGGCATCTGGCAGTGTGATCCAGTTTGTCCATAAACACATGGGCCTGGTACCAGGCTGGGGTGGAGCAGCGCGACTTGTCCGGATTGTTGGAAGCCAGAATGCCCTGAAGCTACTTGGTGGTGCTGTAAAAGTGGACCTTGGTCTTGGCCTGCAGATTGGACTGGCAGATGGAGTCCTGGAGGTCCCCCAGGCAGAGGAGGGTGCAGACACTCTGCTACAGCAAGCTGAAAGCTGGCTCAGTCACTATACAAAAGGACCTGCCCCAGTGATCCAAGCTGTAAAGAAGGTAGTCTTGTCAGGGAGAGAGCTCCCTCTGTCAGAGGCTCTGAGGACTGAGAAGGATGTATTTGGGACAGTGTGGGGTGGTCCGGCTAACCTGCAGGCTCTTGCCAGCAAGTCCAAACACAAATGA
- the LOC104926209 gene encoding E3 ubiquitin-protein ligase rnf146 has translation MASCGEVDHSVSSLPSSKKGSGGGGSGNSAESSCSGSSNSSPALPVPECAICLQSCVHPVQLPCHHVFCFLCVKGASWQSKRCALCRQEVPDDFLERPTLLSPEELKASAGGRGGAATDHAWYYEGRNGWWQYDERTSRELEDAFSKGKKTAEMLIAGFLYVADLENMVQYRRNEHGRRRKMKRDVLDIPKKGVAGLRLDTEGVTGAIGGAGRENSADGADTTVAGVQQQVTSIPSTVTAPPATARPPTSLGGQPSSTTSPTLEDALSQLQISPRPTPSHERSEAGEGEEEDEEEEASPSRSSDPHTSVDESGSGDWSDDEEEEDEEEEGGNGERVEPWEGRPRRQRLNPEDRAPPGAESASSPSSSSSSGRSRMPDGQCTVTEV, from the coding sequence ATGGCTAGTTGTGGGGAGGTAGACCACTCTGTTAGCTCGCTTCCATCCAGTAAGAAAGGCAGCGGCGGCGGTGGAAGTGGAAACAGTGCCGAATCATCATGCTCTGGCTCCAGCAACTCTTCCCCAGCCCTGCCTGTGCCGGAGTGTGCCatctgtctgcagagctgcGTCCACCCAGTCCAACTGCCATGCCATCACGTCttctgcttcctgtgtgtgaaGGGAGCATCCTGGCAGAGCAAACGCTGCGCTCTCTGCAGACAGGAAGTACCGGATGACTTCCTGGAAAGGCCTACGCTTCTCTCTCCGGAGGAGCTGAAAGCATCAGCCGGAGGTCGGGGCGGGGCAGCGACTGATCACGCCTGGTATTACGAGGGCCGTAACGGTTGGTGGCAGTATGATGAGCGAACCAGCCGCGAGCTGGAGGACGCTTTCTCCaagggaaagaaaacagctgaaatgcTGATTGCTGGTTTTTTGTACGTAGCCGACTTGGAGAACATGGTGCAGTACCGGCGCAATGAGCACGGTCGTAGACGCAAGATGAAGAGAGACGTTTTGGATATCCCCAAGAAGGGAGTGGCGGGACTGCGTTTGGACACTGAGGGTGTTACTGGGGCTATTGGGGGAGCAGGTCGAGAAAACTCTGCTGATGGGGCTGATACCACAGTTGCAGGTGTACAGCAGCAGGTTACAAGTATCCCCTCTACTGTTACAGCCCCTCCAGCCACTGCCAGACCTCCCACTTCCCTTGGTGGACAGCCCAGCAGCACCACCAGCCCTACCCTGGAGGATGCTCTCTCCCAGCTTCAAATCAGCCCCAGGCCCACACCTTCTCACGAGCGGTCTGAGGCtggggaaggagaggaagaagatgaggaagaggaggcctcGCCCTCCAGATCCTCTGACCCTCACACCTCTGTGGACGAGTCTGGCTCTGGAGACTGGAGCGatgacgaggaagaggaggatgaagaagaggaggggggaaatgGAGAGCGTGTGGAGCCTTGGGAGGGTAGGCCAAGGAGGCAAAGACTGAATCCAGAGGACAGAGCCCCTCCTGGCGCAGAGTCCGCCTCCTCCCCTTCTTCGTCCAGTAGCAGTGGAAGGTCCAGAATGCCCGATGGCCAGTGTACAGTGACTGAAGTGTAA
- the mdh2 gene encoding malate dehydrogenase, mitochondrial → MFSRAVRPTVGLVRSLSTSTQNNAKVAVLGASGGIGQPLSLLLKNSPLVSHLSLYDIAHTPGVAADLSHIETRAQVTGHMGPDQLDAALQGCEVVVIPAGVPRKPGMTRDDLFNTNATIVATLADACARNCPEAMICIIANPVNSTIPITSEVMKKHGVYNPNRVFGVTTLDIVRANAFVAELKGLDPARVNVPVIGGHAGKTIIPLISQCTPKVEFPADQLSALTVRIQDAGTEVVKAKAGAGSATLSMAYAGARFTFSLLDAMNGKEGVVECSYVRSEETECKYFSTPILLGKNGIEKNLGLGKLSAFEEKLVAEAMDELKGSIKKGEDFVAKMK, encoded by the coding sequence atgttctccCGCGCAGTCAGACCTACCGTCGGCCTGGTTCGGAGCCTGTCCACCTCGACGCAGAACAACGCCAAGGTGGCTGTGCTAGGAGCGTCAGGCGGCATAGGCCAGCCGCTATCTCTGCTACTGAAGAATAGCCCCCTGGTGAGTCACCTCTCCCTCTATGATATTGCCCACACACCCGGAGTGGCTGCAGACCTGAGCCACATCGAGACCAGAGCACAGGTGACCGGCCACATGGGCCCCGATCAGCTCGATGCTGCTCTGCAGGGCTGCGAAGTCGTGGTGATCCCCGCCGGTGTGCCCAGGAAACCAGGCATGACTCGCGATGACCTCTTCAACACCAACGCCACCATCGTAGCCACCTTGGCAGATGCCTGTGCCCGCAATTGCCCCGAGGCTATGATCTGCATCATTGCCAACCCTGTCAACTCCACCATCCCGATTACATCAGAGGTCATGAAGAAGCATGGAGTCTACAACCCCAACAGAGTGTTTGGTGTCACAACCCTGGACATTGTCAGAGCAAACGCCTTCGTTGCAGAGCTTAAAGGCCTTGACCCAGCTCGCGTCAATGTCCCAGTCATTGGAGGTCACGCAGGGAAGACCATCATTCCCCTCATTTCCCAGTGCACACCTAAAGTAGAGTTCCCCGCTGACCAGCTGTCCGCCCTGACCGTCCGGATCCAGGATGCTGGCACAGAGGTGGTGAAGGCCAAGGCTGGAGCCGGATCTGCCACCCTCTCCATGGCCTACGCTGGTGCTCGCTTCACCTTCTCCCTCCTGGATGCCATGAACGGGAAGGAGGGTGTGGTGGAGTGCTCCTATGTCAGGTCTGAGGAGACAGAGTGCAAGTACTTCTCCACACCTATTCTCCTGGGGAAGAACGGCATTGAGAAGAACCTTGGGCTGGGCAAGCTGTCTGCCTTCGAGGAGAAGCTGGTGGCTGAAGCCATGGATGAGCTGAAGGGGTCGATCAAGAAGGGCGAGGATTTTGTGGCTAAAATGAAGTGA